Part of the Aquimarina sp. MAR_2010_214 genome is shown below.
ACTGCTCCCGCATATTAATCCTACATAGTGCTATACCCCAAAGCAATATGGAAGAAATCTTATTTCTTTACAGGTAAATTTGCAGAGCAGTCTTTTTTATATTTTCTTTAGCATTAATAGTCACATCTTTTGATAGATTTGTGAATCATACTAACGCATTGCATCATGAAAAAAGCACTTTTTGTATTATCCATCATTACAATAATGGTGGCTTGTAAAAACAAAACTAAAGAAGAAACTTCTAAAACTACCATTGCATTGAACTACCCTGAAACTAAAACAGTAGATACAGTAGATACTTATTTTGGCACTCAAGTAGAAGATCCATATCGCTGGTTAGAAGATGACCGAAGTAAAGAAACTGAAGACTGGGTGGCGACACAAAACAAGACTACTTTTGGATATTTAGAAAACATTCCTTTTAGAAAAGATCTGAAGAAACGTCTATCTGATCTTTGGAATTACGAAAAAGTTGGTTCTCCGTTTAAAGAAGGGGATTATAGCTATTTTTATAAGAATGATGGCCTTCAAAATCAGTATGTTATCTACCGATTCAAGAATGAAGGTGATGAACCCGAAGTTTTTCTAGATCCTAACACCTTTAGTAAAGATGGTACTACATCTCTTGGAGGAATATCTTTTTCTAAAAACGGAAAACTTGTAGCCTATGCTATTTCTGAAGGGGGTAGTGACTGGCGTAAAGTAATCGTTAAAAATGCTGAAACCAAAGAGATCATAGAAGATACTATTGTTGATGTTAAGTTTTCTGGAATATCCTGGAAAGGTAACAAAGGGTTTTACTACTCTAGCTACGATAAGCCAGAAGGAAGTGAGCTTTCTGCCAAAACAGATCAACATAAAGTATATTATCATAAATTAGGTACGTCTCAAAAAGACGATGCCTTAATTTTTGGAGGTACTCCAGAAGAAAAACACCGATATATTGGTGCAAGTGTTACAGAAGATGATCAATATCTTATTATTTCTGCCAGTGTTTCTACTTCTGGAAATAAGTTATTTATCAAAGACCTTACAAACCCAAATAGTAAACTCATTACTATCATGGGTACTGCAGATAATGATACTTATATTATAGAAAATGTAGGTTCTAAACTTTATCTTGTTACCAATCTAAATGCACCCAACCAGAAGATTGTAACGGTAGATGCCTCCAATCCAACTCCAGAAAACTGGAAAGACTTTATTCCCGAAACTGAAAATGTATTAAGTCCTAATACAGGTGGAGGATACTTCTTTGCAGAATATATGGTTGATGCTGTTTCTAAAGTAATGCAATATGATTATGATGGTAAATTGATTCGTGAAGTAGAATTACCAGGAGTAGGAAGCGCAAATGGATTTGGTACTAAAAAGGAAGAAAAAGAACTATATTACTCCTTTACCAACTATAAAACACCTAGTAGTATTTATAAATATAATATTGCCGAAGGTACTTCAGAATTATATCGTAAACCAAAAATCGATTTCAATCCAGAGAATTATGAAAGCAAGCAGGTTTTTTATACCTCTAAGGATGGTACAAAAATACCAATGATTATTACCTATAAAAAAGGGATGGAGCTTAATGGTAAAAACCCAACTATCTTATATGGTTATGGAGGGTTTAATATTAGCCTTACCCCAGCGTTTAGTATTGCCAATGCTGTATGGATGGAACAAGGCGGAGTATATGCAGTACCTAACCTAAGAGGTGGTGGTGAGTATGGTAAAAAATGGCATGTTGCCGGAACAAAAATGCAAAAACAAAATGTATTTGATGATTTTATCGCAGCAGCAGAATACCTTATAGAAAACAAATATACATCTAGCGACTATTTGGCTATTCGTGGTGGATCTAATGGAGGATTACTTGTTGGTGCTACTATGACACAGCGACCAGACCTTATGAAAGTAGCTTTGCCAGCTGTTGGTGTTTTAGACATGTTACGCTACCATACCTTTACTGCCGGAGCAGGATGGGCTTATGATTATGGTACATCAGAAGAAAACAAAGAGATGTTTGATTACATCAAAGGGTATTCTCCTGTCCATAATGTAAAAGCAGGTGTACAATACCCTGCTACTTTGGTTACTACAGGAGACCATGATGATCGTGTGGTACCAGCACACTCGTTTAAATTTGCAGCACAACTACAAGCAAAGCAATCAGGTGATAATCCTACATTGATTAGAATTGAAACCAAAGCGGGACATGGTGCAGGAACACCAGTAAGCAAAACCATCGAACAGTATGCCGATA
Proteins encoded:
- a CDS encoding prolyl oligopeptidase family protein is translated as MKKALFVLSIITIMVACKNKTKEETSKTTIALNYPETKTVDTVDTYFGTQVEDPYRWLEDDRSKETEDWVATQNKTTFGYLENIPFRKDLKKRLSDLWNYEKVGSPFKEGDYSYFYKNDGLQNQYVIYRFKNEGDEPEVFLDPNTFSKDGTTSLGGISFSKNGKLVAYAISEGGSDWRKVIVKNAETKEIIEDTIVDVKFSGISWKGNKGFYYSSYDKPEGSELSAKTDQHKVYYHKLGTSQKDDALIFGGTPEEKHRYIGASVTEDDQYLIISASVSTSGNKLFIKDLTNPNSKLITIMGTADNDTYIIENVGSKLYLVTNLNAPNQKIVTVDASNPTPENWKDFIPETENVLSPNTGGGYFFAEYMVDAVSKVMQYDYDGKLIREVELPGVGSANGFGTKKEEKELYYSFTNYKTPSSIYKYNIAEGTSELYRKPKIDFNPENYESKQVFYTSKDGTKIPMIITYKKGMELNGKNPTILYGYGGFNISLTPAFSIANAVWMEQGGVYAVPNLRGGGEYGKKWHVAGTKMQKQNVFDDFIAAAEYLIENKYTSSDYLAIRGGSNGGLLVGATMTQRPDLMKVALPAVGVLDMLRYHTFTAGAGWAYDYGTSEENKEMFDYIKGYSPVHNVKAGVQYPATLVTTGDHDDRVVPAHSFKFAAQLQAKQSGDNPTLIRIETKAGHGAGTPVSKTIEQYADIFGFTLYNMGYEVLPEKVTDEVKG